The region GACAGCGTGGAGGAGGACCAGATCGCCAACTGGTCTGGCGATGGCTCGCGTTCCATCTTGCTCGCCGTGCAGCGGCAACCGGGAACGAACACCGTGGCGGTGGTGGATGCGATCAAAAAACTGCTCCCTTCCGTGAATGCCCAAATGCCGGCGGCCATGGAACTGAGCGTGCTGATCGATCGTTCGCAGGCCATCCGTGAGTCCGTCCATGATGTGCAGCTCACCCTTGTGTTGACCATTGGTCTGGTGGTCGTGGTGATCTTCATGTTTCTGCGCAATCTGCGGGCCACGATCATTCCCAGCATCGCCATTCCGCTGTCTATCGTGGGCACGTTTGCCGTCATGTATCTGCTGGGATTCAGCATGAACAACATCTCCCTCATGGCGCTGACGCTGAGCGTCGGCTTCATTGTGGATGATGCCATCGTGGTGCTGGAAAACATTGTCCGGCACATTGAGAAAGGTGAGACGGTGTGGAATGCGGCGCTGAAAGGTTCACGGGAGATTGCCTTCACGGTCATCTCCATGACGCTCTCACTCGCAGCCGTGTTCTTGCCAGTGCTGTTCATGGGCGGCATCTTGGGGCGGCTGCTCAATGAATTTGCGGTGACCATTGGAGTGGCGATTTTGGTCTCTGGCTTTGTTTCGCTGACGCTGACTCCGATGCTCTGCAGCCGCTTTTTGAAGCCGCATGTTCAGGAAGAAAAACACGGGTGGTTTTATCGGATGACCGAGCGTTTTTTTGACGGGCTGCTGCACTTGTATGATGTGACGCTGAAGTTCACCCTGAGGCATCGATTCAGCATGATGCTGGTGACGCTGGGCACGGTGATCGGGACGGCCTGGCTGTTCATGCACCTGCCGAAAGGCTTCATCCCCACAGAAGACACGGGGCAGATCCAGGTCGTCACTGAAGGTGCTCAGGATGCTTCCTTTGAAACGATGGTGCGCCATCAGCAGGCGGTGGCTGCCGTGCTGGCCAAGAATCCGCACATCGCCGCCTTCAGTTCCAGCGTGGGGGCCAGCGGCCCGAGTTCCACCGCGAATAGCGGGCGCATGTTTGTCAGCCTGAAACCGCGCAGTGAGCGTCCCCATGCCCAGGCGATTGTGGATCAGTTGCGCCCTCAATTGGCGGCCATTCCTGGCATCCGGGCCTTTCCCCAGGTGCCTGCCACCATCCGGATCGGCGGCCGTAGCACCAAGAGCCCCTACCAGTTTACGCTCATTGGGGTGGACATCAAACAGCTCTTCGAGGTGGCCCCCAAAGTGGAGGCGACCATGGCCGCGCTGCCTGAGCTGGCGGATGTGACAAGCGATCTGCTGATCACTAGCCCGCAGGTGTTTGTGGAGGTGAACCGCAACAAGGCCTCCTCCCTGGGGCTGACCGCCACCCAGGTGGAAAATGCGCTCTACAATGCCTACGGGTCACGCCAGGTGTCCTCCATCTACACGCCGACTAACCAATATTATGTCATCCTGGAAGTGGACCCCAAGTACAGGTCGGACATGGAATCCCTGGCGCAGCTTTACCTGCGCAGCAGCACCGGGGAACTGGTTCCCCTGGGAAGCGTGGCCAAGATCACCCGCACTGTAGGCCCGCTGACGGTCACCCACTCGGGGCAGCTCCCCAGCGTGACGGTGAGCTTTGCCACCAAGCCCGGGATCTCCATCGGGCAGGCTGTGGATGCGATTGAGCGTGCCGTGGATCAGCAGCTCCCGGCAGGCATCAGCACTGCCTTCCAAGGGGAAGCCCAGGCTTTCCAGGCCTCTCTGAACGGGCTCGGCCTCCTGCTGGTCACGGCCGTGATCGTCATCTATCTGGTACTGGGCATTCTGTATGAAAGCTTCATTCATCCGCTGACCATTCTCTCGGGTTTGCCATCGGCCGGAGTGGGTGCCCTGCTCACATTGTGGCTCTTTGGTTATGAACTGAACTTGTACGGTTTTGTTGGGGTGCTGATGCTCATCGGCATCGTGAAAAAGAACGCCATCATGATGATCGACTTCGCCCTGGAGGCGGAGCGCCATGATGGCAAGACCCCTGCGGAGGCCATCTATGAGGCCTGCTTGGTACGCTTTCGCCCGATCATGATGACCACCTTTGCGGCCATCATGGGCGCGCTGCCGATTGCCCTGGGCTGGGGCGCGGGCGCTGAAGCACGTCGCCCGTTAGGTCTCGCCGTGGTGGGCGGGCTCCTACTCTCCCAGTTGTTGACGCTTTACATCACGCCGGTCTTTTACATCTACATGGAAAAGCTGAGCCTGATGTTTCGCCGGAAGAAAAAAGAGACCGATGCCGGGGTGCCTGCTCCGTCCGCAGCAATTGCGTAAGACCTGCTACAAGAGCGCCAGTGTCTTGGCCGTCGCACCTTCGTGCCTGGCCAGAGCCGCATGACCATTGTCGCCGAGCACCTGGCATTGCGCCGGATCACGCAGCAGCGCATCCAACTGCTGTTCCAACGTTGCCACGTCGGCCACTTGAACGGCTCCTTTTCTCGCCAGCAGCAGCTCAATGAGCGCGTGGAAGTTTTCCATGTGGGGGCCGAACAGCACTGGCTTGCGGGCCATGACGGCTTCCGCAGGATTCTGCCCTCCTGTCGCCAGGAAACTTTTGCCCACGACCACGACGGTGGCCAATGACTGCCAGGCCCGCAGTTCTCCGGTGGTATCAATGAGCAGGTCTGGCGAGGGTGACTGAACGGCGCTGCGGCGCTGTGGACGGAGCCCCAGGCTGCCGAGTTCTTCGAGCAGGGTCGCTGTGCGCTCGACATGCCGGGGCACAATGAGCAAGGCCAGTGGGGGATGTTTTTGACGCAGACGCTGGGTCATCTCTGCCAGCAGCACTTCCTCACCTGGGTGCGTGCTGGCCAGGAGGAGGATGGGCTGTTGCGACTGAATGCCGGCCTTGTCCAAAACTGCGCGCAGGGCCTGCACCTGGGCAGGATCTGGGGCGGCACCTTGCGGATCAAACTTGATGCTGCCTGTATGGTGGACACGATCGGCTGTGAGGCCTAGGCGAGTCCAGCGTTGCACATCCTCAGGCTCCTGCACCAGCACTTGATGCAGCATGGCAAACACAGGCCGGATGAAGAAACCGAGCTGATGATAGCGGCGTTCCGAACGCGGCGATAAACGTGCATTGACCAAAGAAACCGGAATGTGCCTGCGAATGGCCGAAGCGACCAGATTGGGCCACACCTCGGCCTCCACCAGCACCAGTTGCGAAGGAGCCAGCTCCTCCAAAAAACGGGCTCCCACACCGGGCAGATCCAAAGGGGAGTAGAGCACCACGACTCGGCCTGGGTGCCGAGCGGCAAACTCAGCGGCAAGGGCATGCCCGGTAGGAGTGGTGGTGGTGAGCACGATTCCGGTGTGCGAACGTTCACTTCGCAGCAGGGCGATGAGTTTCGTGGCGATGCCCACTTCGCCGACGCTGACGGCGTGGATCCAAAGCCGATCCTTGCCAGCAGGCAGGGCCGCGAGAGCCTGTCTTTGCTCCTGCGAAAAGAAGCCGAGCCTTTGCACCAGATCCCGCCAGTGCCCACCGCGCTGGCGCATCTTGCGGATGGCCCCAGGAAGCATGGCGAGCACGCCTGCGGGCAGCAGCAAATTGTAAAGGCAGAGGCTGAGAGTCTTGGACATGCAGAAGAGGCGGCCAGGATGGCGCTGACGTGAAAAGGGCGGGCAATTCCATGCCATCGCCCGGCGCAGACGCTACCGCTTTCTCAACCAGAGAATGCGGGTGCTGCCATATTCCCGATCCCGCACCATCTCCCACGGTCCCCATTCAATGGGGGCCGCCTTCGTGACTCGGCATTCCAGAATGAGGCTGCCACCTGGGGCCATGAGGGCCTGGAGTTCTGGCAAAAGGGCCAGCTTCAGGCTGAGATCTTCCTCCCCGGGCTTGTTGGCATAGGGCGGATCTGCAAAGACGAGATCGAAGGTCGTGGTGCCCGCCATTTGGGGCAAAATTTTGAAGACATCCCCCTGGCGTACCGAGGCCCCTTCGAGGCGGGTTTTGGTGATGTTTTTACGGATGACCTCACAGGCGGCACGGTCTTGTTCAATAAGCAGGGCACTGGCGGCCCCACGGCTGAGGCATTCCAGGCCCAGTGCGCCGGAACCGGCAAACACATCCAGCACGCGGGCACCATCCACCAACTCTCCCAGCATGTTAAAAATGGCCTGCTTCACCCGGTCCTGAGTGGGACGAGTGACGTTTTTGGGGACGTCCAGGGGGATGCCCCCGGCACTGCCTGAGATGAGCCGCATCACTGACGCTAGCGAGGATGCGCCGCCTTGTCGAGTCCTGGCCTCGTTTCAGTTCACCGGGGTGGTTTCATGGAGGCCATACTGATGCATCCACCAGGCCAGACGCTGGGCATCCGAAGGTTCGTTTTTGAAACCGCGCTTGCTCCAGGTGCGGAGGTAATCCTGCTTTTTGTCGCGCTGGATTTCTGGCAAAGAAGGCTCGGTAGCCGCGGCAGGCAAGGCTCCGCGGTCGCCTGTTGATCGGATCCAGGAATCCAGTTCCGACTGGAGGACTTTTATCTGGTGGGCTTGCTGGGGATCGGCGGCCACATTGATGAGGCCCGTGGGGTCGGCCTCCAGATTGTAGAGTTCCAAAGGTTCACGCTGAGGCTGGACGTAACGCGCCTGCAACGGGGAGAGGCTGCCCTTTTTGGCCAGTTCCCGAATCAAAGCCATGCCAGGATAGCCGGCCTCTTTGTAGCTGGACCAGTTCAATCGCGGAAGCTCTGGATGGAAGTTTTGGATCAGGAGATGATTCGCGGTGATGACGGCGCGGATGCGATCCTCCGCATCTCCACAGCGGTCACGGGCGGCGAAGATCTGAACGCGATCAGGAAAACTGTCATCCAGCAGTGGACGGCCTTGCATCCACCCTGGGATAGGTTGGCCAGCCTGGGCCAGCATGGTAGGAGCCAGATCAATGAGACTCACTAAACGCTCTTCCACCCCACCAGCAGGAATTTGAGGACCACGGATCAGCAAAGGGACCTGCAAACCTTCGATGCTCAGCCACTGCTTTCCCCAGGGCATGGGGCGGCCATGATCGGCAAAGAACATGATGATGGTGTCTTCCATGACCCCTGCGTTTTCAAGCTGATCCAGGATGGCTCCTACCCGACGGTCCACGACCTCCACACTGCGCAGATAAGCGTACCAGTCCCGGCGTGTCAGCGGATGGTCCGGGTAATTCGGCGGAAGCTGAATCTTGCGCAGAGCCTCCTCATCGTAGCTCTCCGGGATGGGGAATGGGCGATGCGGTTCTGAGATCTGGAACTGGGCAAAAAAGGGCTGCCCAGGCTGACGTTGGGTCCAGTCCGTCCCATCGAACATCTCCGCGGGATCATGGGCAAAGTTGTAGTGTGTCTTGGCCTTTGCCTTCGGCTTGCTGCCACCGGGTGCTACGGCATTGGTGACAAACCAGCCTGCCTGGCGCAAGAGGCCGGGCAGGTGCTGATAGGGTGCGGGCAAGGGTTGGGGATTCTCCACATCATGCGCATGCAGGCCGGTGGTGGTCTGGTAGGTACCGAGGATGAAGGCCGAACGCGAGGAACTGCACACAGGTGCGCTGGCATAGGCGTGGGTGTAGCGGCGGCCTTCCCTGGCCAGCCTGTCTAGGTTAGGTGTCTTAACCCCTGCGGCTCCGTAAGCAGCGATGTCTGGCGACATGTCATCGGCCACGATCCAGACAAAGTTCGGTCCTGCCGCAGGCAGCATGGGCGCAGCCAGTCCAAACAAACCAAAAAGGAGTATCCGCATCATAGATGCGGCTGAAAACGAACCTCAGGCACAGATGTTGCAGGCTCTTCAACATGCGGAAAAAGCCTGCCAATTCATCCCGGATGATGCGTCAGGCGATCAGCGCCTTGACGACTTTCGCAGCTTCGACGCCGGTCAGCTTCTGATCCAGCCCCTGGAACTTGTAGGTGAAGCGATCACTGTTGTAACCGAGCAAGTGCAGCACCGTGGCATGGAAGTCACGGATGTGCAGCGGGTCCTTGACGATGTTATAGCTAAATTCATCGGTCTCGCCATAGATCGCGCCACCTTTGGCGCCACCGCCAGCCATCCACATGGTGAAGCAGCGCGGGTGGTGATCCCGCCCATAGTTCTCCTTGGTCAGGCCGCCCTGACTGTAAATGGTGCGGCCGAATTCCCCGCCCCAGATGATGAGGGTATCCTCAAACATGCCGCGCTGCTTGAGGTCCTCGATGAGGGCGTGGCAGGGCTGGTCAATGTCTTTGCACTGGCTGGGCATGCGCCCGCCCACGTTGCTATGATGGTCCCAGTTGTTCAGGTAAATCTGAGTGAAGCGGACGCCTCGCTCCGCAAGGCGGCGGGCCATGAGCACGCTGTTGGCAAAGGTGCCAGGCTTCTTCGCCTCGTCTCCATACATCTTGAAAATGTGATCGGGTTCCTTGGAAAGGTCAGTCAGCTCAGGCACGCTGGCCTGCATGCGGAAGGCCATTTCGTATTGCTGAATTCGGGTGTGCGTTTCGGGATCGCCCACTTGCTGGTAATTCAGTTCATTGAGCGCATTCAATCCTTCGATGGTGCGTTTGCGCACACTGCTAGGCACACCAGGAGGGTTATTGATGAAGAGGATGGGATCTCCCTTGCTACGGAAGGAAACACCTGCGTGTTCACCAGGAAGATAACCGCTGGACCAAAGGCGGGATGAGATCGCCTGCTCCTGCTCGCGGTTCGTTGGCGTGGCAATAAGGACCACAAAATTGGGCAGATTGGAGTTCACTGAGCCCAGGCCATAAGAAGCCCAGGAACCCAGGCAAGGCCGCCCGGTGATCTGGTTGCCTGTCTGCATGGCGCAGATGGCAGGCTCGTGGTTGATGGCCTCCGTGTGCATGGAACGCATCCAGCAGATGTCATCGGCATTCTTGGAGAGGTGGGGCAGCAGGTCGGAGTTCATCCACATGCCGCACTTGCCGTACTGGGCGAAGTTGAACTTCGAAGGTGCAATCGGGAAACGCGCCTGCCCACTGGTCATCGTGGTGAGACGCTGGCCATTGCGAATGCTCGCTGGCAGGTCCTTGTCATACCAGTCCTTCATGCCCGGCTTGTAATCGAACAGATCCATCTGCGAAGGACCACCGACCATGTGCAGGTAGATGACCCGCTTAGCCTTCGGTGCCCAATGCGGGGCCACACTCCCCTGCCCTGCCTGGACCTGGCCGCTCATGGCCTCGCCTAACAAAGAGGATAGTGCGGCTGCGCCCAGCGCATTTTTCCCTCGTGAGAAAAACTGGCGGCGTGTTTCAAAGGTGTTCCATTCGTTGAGAAGGCTCATAATCGGAAAATTGGGGGATTACTTGTTCAGCACTTCGTCCAGGTTCATGACCTGGCTGGAGACCATGGTCCAGGCGGCGAGTTCAGCCGGGGCGAGTTTTTCGTCGGGTTTGGTTTCACCGACGACGATGAGGGCCTGGGCATCCTCAGGTGTTGCCTGATAGTGGTCGCGAAGGTCTTTCAGGCTGGCCTGTAGGATGGCAGATTCCTGCGGACGGAGAGGACGGCAAAGCAGGCGCTGGGAAATGGTGGCCAGCTTTTGGGCATCATCTCCACCAGTTTTAATCGCCTGCTGGGCGAGGTTGCGGGAGGCCTCGATGAACTGAGGGTCGTTCATGACCACAAGGGCCTGTAGGGGCGTATTGGTGCGGTCGCGACGGACGCAGCTCACTTCGCGGCTTGGAGCATTAAAAACATCCATGTTGGCCGGAGGGGCCATACGTTTCCAGAAGTTGTAAAGCGTGCGGCGATAGAGGTTCTCACCTTTGTCTTGAACGTATTTTTCGGTCCCCATGCCGACCACTTCCCAGACGTTTTCCGGCTGGTAAGGAAGCGTGCCGGGGCCACCCATTTTAGGGGAGAGGGAGCTGCTGGCCGCAAGGGCGTAGTCACGGATCATTTCCGCATCCATACGGAAACGAGGGCCACGGCTGAGAAAGGCATTGTCGCGGTCTTTTTCGATTTTCTCCGGTGTGATGATTGTGGCCTGTCGGTAGGCGGCAGAGGTGACCAGCATCTTGTAAAAGCGCTTCACATCCCAGCCGCTTTCGCGGAACTCCACCGCCAACCAGTCTAGCAATTCTGGGTGAGTGGGGGCGCTGCCCATGATGCCAAAGTCCTCGCTGGTGACGACGATGCCACGGCCGAACAGCTCCTGCCACATGCGGTTCACCGTGACTCGGGCCGTGAGCGTGTTTTCTTCACTGACAAGCCAGCGAGCCAGGCCGAGACGGTTCTTGGGGGCCTCCGGCTTCAGCTTGCCCAGGGCCACTGGCACGGCGGCATCGACGGCCTCACCCACTTGGTCATATTGACCGCGCATGAGGATGTTGGCCATTGGTTGCGTATCCATTTTCTCTTCCTGAATGTGGGTCAGCGGGCTGCGGGCCTTGATGGCGGCGAGTTCGGCCTCCAGTTTGACCGATGTTTGGTTGGCCGACTGATAGCCCGCATGGCGAGTGACGAGGTAGTGCTCAAAAAGGGCCTCTTTCTGCTTCGGTCCACGTTTGGCCGAGGCGAGCATCAGACGCAGGGGACCAACCTTGGAGATGGTCTGGATTTCAGTGGCAGAAAGAAGGCGGTCATAGATACGCACATCCTGCACAGAGCCTTCATGGAAGACCTGCACATGGCTGCGCTGGCCGATGCGTGTGGGCGTGGTTGTCTTGATGCTGCCCTTCAGGTCGTTGTTGTCGATCTTCAGTTCCTGGGCCACGCCATCAATGTACATCTTCACTCCCTGGGCCTTGCCTTTGCCATCATAGGTCACAAACACATGCTGCCAGACGCCAGGGCGGATGCTGGGTTTCTTGGTGCTGACCTTCAGCGCATCGTCCGGCCAAGTATTGACGATGTGGACGGAATAGGTGCGATCATTCTGATAAAGATCCCAACCGCGATAGCCGCCCTTTTCATCCATGCGGGCCAGGATGCCGCCGCTCATGCCGACTTTACCGGCACGCACCCAGGCACCGTAGCTGAAGCCCTGATCCTTTTCAAAATTGCCGACGTCACCGATTTCAAAGGTGCCGTTGGTCTTCATCACAGGCGCAGGGCCGATCTTTCCATCGGGCTTCCAGGAGACTTCACCTGTGGCCTTGAATTTCTTCGTGGCTCCGCAGGTGCCGATCACTTCGCTACCCACGCCTTCGTTTAGCGGCACGTGGGCGACCATGCCTTTGGCAGGCACATCCTTGTCCAGGTCCTCCGGCTTGGCGGAGGTCAGCCACTGGTCAAACTCGCCTGTGGCCAGCTTGCGATTCTCATTCAGCTTGGTCTTGATCGTGGCGATCTCTGCGGGCAGTGCCTGCCAGCGTGGACGGTCTTTTTCTTCGGGCAGCACCAAGATGGGGCCATTGCCATCCTTCACATTGCCGTCCTTGGGCTTCTGCGTGGTATTGCGGAAGAAGGCGGCGAGGGAGTAATAATCGCGCTGAGAGATGGGATCGAACTTATGATCGTGGCACTGAGAACAATTCGTTGTTAGGCCCATGTAAACCCAGCCGAGCGTCTGCACGCGGTCGGAGGCATAGTTGGCGAGGTTTTCTTCATCGATCGTGCCGCCTTCATTGGTGGTGATGTTGCAGCGCTGAAAGCCTGTGGCGATGAGCTGGCTCTCCGTCGGTTTTGGCAGGAGGTCACCAGCGATCTGTTCGACGGTAAACTGATCGAAAGGCTGGTTGCCATTAAAGGCCTTCACCACCCAGTCGCGGTAGGGCCACATTTCCCGGGGCTTGTCGAAATGCAGTCCGTGAGTGTCGCCATAACGGGCGGCATCCAGCCAGTAGCGGGCACGATGCTCGCCATAATGGGGGGATTTTAGAAGCTCATCCACCAGTTCATTGTAGGCGACATCGGACAGACGATTGCCTTCCACCTTTTTCAGGTATCGCTCCACCAGTGCTGGGGCAGGTGGAAGGCCGGTGAGGTCCAGGGTGACGCGACGGATGAGCGCATGGGCCTCCGCTTCGGGCGCAGGCTTGAGTCCCAGGTTCTCCAGCTTGGCGAGGACAAAGCGGTCCACAGGAGTCTTTGCCCAGGCCGTGTTTTTGACTTCCGGCTGCGGAGCACGTTCAGGCTTAATGAGCGACCAATGGGGCTGCCAGGGCGCACCTTCTTCGATCCAGGCCTTAATCTTGGCAATCTGCTCCGGCTTCAACTCCTTGTGAGATTCCGGCGGGGGCATGATCTCGTCCTCATCCTTGGATAGCAGGCGCTGATAGAGCGGGCTGTCTTCGGGTTTACCTTTGAGAACGGTGGGTGATTCGCCTTCCTTGGCGGTGAAAAAACCGGCCTCGGTGTCGAGACGAAGCCCGGCTTTGCGAGTGCCCGGATCAGGACCATGACAATGGAAACAGGCGTCTGCCAGAATGGGGCGAATGTCCTGATTGAACATCACC is a window of Prosthecobacter algae DNA encoding:
- a CDS encoding efflux RND transporter permease subunit yields the protein MTPERCIHRPVMTTLIMAGILAFGLLAFQKLPVNDLPNVDFPTISVTATLPGANPETMAASVATPLEKQFSTIAGIDSMSSSSALGNTNITIQFNLDRDIDGAALDVQSAISAAQRYLPDDMPSPPSFRKVNPADFPVLILQLSSATLPISTVDEYAQTALGQRISMVEGVAQVRVFGSQKYAVRVQADPLKLTSRGISLDEVRDAIAAGNSNLPAGVLQGQEQNFTLQTSGKLSTAEAFRPLIVAYRDGAPVRLDQVANVLDSVEEDQIANWSGDGSRSILLAVQRQPGTNTVAVVDAIKKLLPSVNAQMPAAMELSVLIDRSQAIRESVHDVQLTLVLTIGLVVVVIFMFLRNLRATIIPSIAIPLSIVGTFAVMYLLGFSMNNISLMALTLSVGFIVDDAIVVLENIVRHIEKGETVWNAALKGSREIAFTVISMTLSLAAVFLPVLFMGGILGRLLNEFAVTIGVAILVSGFVSLTLTPMLCSRFLKPHVQEEKHGWFYRMTERFFDGLLHLYDVTLKFTLRHRFSMMLVTLGTVIGTAWLFMHLPKGFIPTEDTGQIQVVTEGAQDASFETMVRHQQAVAAVLAKNPHIAAFSSSVGASGPSSTANSGRMFVSLKPRSERPHAQAIVDQLRPQLAAIPGIRAFPQVPATIRIGGRSTKSPYQFTLIGVDIKQLFEVAPKVEATMAALPELADVTSDLLITSPQVFVEVNRNKASSLGLTATQVENALYNAYGSRQVSSIYTPTNQYYVILEVDPKYRSDMESLAQLYLRSSTGELVPLGSVAKITRTVGPLTVTHSGQLPSVTVSFATKPGISIGQAVDAIERAVDQQLPAGISTAFQGEAQAFQASLNGLGLLLVTAVIVIYLVLGILYESFIHPLTILSGLPSAGVGALLTLWLFGYELNLYGFVGVLMLIGIVKKNAIMMIDFALEAERHDGKTPAEAIYEACLVRFRPIMMTTFAAIMGALPIALGWGAGAEARRPLGLAVVGGLLLSQLLTLYITPVFYIYMEKLSLMFRRKKKETDAGVPAPSAAIA
- a CDS encoding 3-deoxy-D-manno-octulosonic acid transferase, producing MSKTLSLCLYNLLLPAGVLAMLPGAIRKMRQRGGHWRDLVQRLGFFSQEQRQALAALPAGKDRLWIHAVSVGEVGIATKLIALLRSERSHTGIVLTTTTPTGHALAAEFAARHPGRVVVLYSPLDLPGVGARFLEELAPSQLVLVEAEVWPNLVASAIRRHIPVSLVNARLSPRSERRYHQLGFFIRPVFAMLHQVLVQEPEDVQRWTRLGLTADRVHHTGSIKFDPQGAAPDPAQVQALRAVLDKAGIQSQQPILLLASTHPGEEVLLAEMTQRLRQKHPPLALLIVPRHVERTATLLEELGSLGLRPQRRSAVQSPSPDLLIDTTGELRAWQSLATVVVVGKSFLATGGQNPAEAVMARKPVLFGPHMENFHALIELLLARKGAVQVADVATLEQQLDALLRDPAQCQVLGDNGHAALARHEGATAKTLALL
- the rsmD gene encoding 16S rRNA (guanine(966)-N(2))-methyltransferase RsmD, with the protein product MRLISGSAGGIPLDVPKNVTRPTQDRVKQAIFNMLGELVDGARVLDVFAGSGALGLECLSRGAASALLIEQDRAACEVIRKNITKTRLEGASVRQGDVFKILPQMAGTTTFDLVFADPPYANKPGEEDLSLKLALLPELQALMAPGGSLILECRVTKAAPIEWGPWEMVRDREYGSTRILWLRKR
- a CDS encoding sulfatase — encoded protein: MMRILLFGLFGLAAPMLPAAGPNFVWIVADDMSPDIAAYGAAGVKTPNLDRLAREGRRYTHAYASAPVCSSSRSAFILGTYQTTTGLHAHDVENPQPLPAPYQHLPGLLRQAGWFVTNAVAPGGSKPKAKAKTHYNFAHDPAEMFDGTDWTQRQPGQPFFAQFQISEPHRPFPIPESYDEEALRKIQLPPNYPDHPLTRRDWYAYLRSVEVVDRRVGAILDQLENAGVMEDTIIMFFADHGRPMPWGKQWLSIEGLQVPLLIRGPQIPAGGVEERLVSLIDLAPTMLAQAGQPIPGWMQGRPLLDDSFPDRVQIFAARDRCGDAEDRIRAVITANHLLIQNFHPELPRLNWSSYKEAGYPGMALIRELAKKGSLSPLQARYVQPQREPLELYNLEADPTGLINVAADPQQAHQIKVLQSELDSWIRSTGDRGALPAAATEPSLPEIQRDKKQDYLRTWSKRGFKNEPSDAQRLAWWMHQYGLHETTPVN
- a CDS encoding DUF1501 domain-containing protein, giving the protein MSLLNEWNTFETRRQFFSRGKNALGAAALSSLLGEAMSGQVQAGQGSVAPHWAPKAKRVIYLHMVGGPSQMDLFDYKPGMKDWYDKDLPASIRNGQRLTTMTSGQARFPIAPSKFNFAQYGKCGMWMNSDLLPHLSKNADDICWMRSMHTEAINHEPAICAMQTGNQITGRPCLGSWASYGLGSVNSNLPNFVVLIATPTNREQEQAISSRLWSSGYLPGEHAGVSFRSKGDPILFINNPPGVPSSVRKRTIEGLNALNELNYQQVGDPETHTRIQQYEMAFRMQASVPELTDLSKEPDHIFKMYGDEAKKPGTFANSVLMARRLAERGVRFTQIYLNNWDHHSNVGGRMPSQCKDIDQPCHALIEDLKQRGMFEDTLIIWGGEFGRTIYSQGGLTKENYGRDHHPRCFTMWMAGGGAKGGAIYGETDEFSYNIVKDPLHIRDFHATVLHLLGYNSDRFTYKFQGLDQKLTGVEAAKVVKALIA
- a CDS encoding DUF1553 domain-containing protein translates to MTLVRLHVTLGFIALHGSLFGANTGRVMFNQDIRPILADACFHCHGPDPGTRKAGLRLDTEAGFFTAKEGESPTVLKGKPEDSPLYQRLLSKDEDEIMPPPESHKELKPEQIAKIKAWIEEGAPWQPHWSLIKPERAPQPEVKNTAWAKTPVDRFVLAKLENLGLKPAPEAEAHALIRRVTLDLTGLPPAPALVERYLKKVEGNRLSDVAYNELVDELLKSPHYGEHRARYWLDAARYGDTHGLHFDKPREMWPYRDWVVKAFNGNQPFDQFTVEQIAGDLLPKPTESQLIATGFQRCNITTNEGGTIDEENLANYASDRVQTLGWVYMGLTTNCSQCHDHKFDPISQRDYYSLAAFFRNTTQKPKDGNVKDGNGPILVLPEEKDRPRWQALPAEIATIKTKLNENRKLATGEFDQWLTSAKPEDLDKDVPAKGMVAHVPLNEGVGSEVIGTCGATKKFKATGEVSWKPDGKIGPAPVMKTNGTFEIGDVGNFEKDQGFSYGAWVRAGKVGMSGGILARMDEKGGYRGWDLYQNDRTYSVHIVNTWPDDALKVSTKKPSIRPGVWQHVFVTYDGKGKAQGVKMYIDGVAQELKIDNNDLKGSIKTTTPTRIGQRSHVQVFHEGSVQDVRIYDRLLSATEIQTISKVGPLRLMLASAKRGPKQKEALFEHYLVTRHAGYQSANQTSVKLEAELAAIKARSPLTHIQEEKMDTQPMANILMRGQYDQVGEAVDAAVPVALGKLKPEAPKNRLGLARWLVSEENTLTARVTVNRMWQELFGRGIVVTSEDFGIMGSAPTHPELLDWLAVEFRESGWDVKRFYKMLVTSAAYRQATIITPEKIEKDRDNAFLSRGPRFRMDAEMIRDYALAASSSLSPKMGGPGTLPYQPENVWEVVGMGTEKYVQDKGENLYRRTLYNFWKRMAPPANMDVFNAPSREVSCVRRDRTNTPLQALVVMNDPQFIEASRNLAQQAIKTGGDDAQKLATISQRLLCRPLRPQESAILQASLKDLRDHYQATPEDAQALIVVGETKPDEKLAPAELAAWTMVSSQVMNLDEVLNK